Proteins found in one Candidatus Cetobacterium colombiensis genomic segment:
- the hepT gene encoding type VII toxin-antitoxin system HepT family RNase toxin, with the protein MRDDVIINKIETIKRCIKRIEEEYSNTPSNLENYTKQDSIILNLQRMCEATLDLGLHYIKMKRLEIPQTSKQIFEILEKNGLIDKKISINLQGMVGFRNIAVHDYQSLNIEILQKIIEKHLGDSLIIAKKILED; encoded by the coding sequence TTGAGAGATGATGTGATTATTAACAAGATAGAAACTATAAAAAGATGTATAAAAAGAATAGAAGAAGAATATTCAAATACACCAAGTAATTTAGAGAATTATACTAAACAAGATTCAATAATTTTGAATTTGCAGAGAATGTGTGAAGCAACTTTAGATTTAGGCCTTCATTATATAAAGATGAAAAGATTAGAAATTCCTCAAACAAGTAAGCAGATATTTGAAATATTAGAAAAAAATGGATTGATTGACAAAAAAATATCAATTAATCTTCAAGGAATGGTAGGATTTAGAAATATAGCTGTTCATGATTATCAAAGTTTAAATATAGAAATTTTACAGAAGATAATAGAAAAACATTTGGGAGATTCTTTAATTATTGCTAAAAAAATATTGGAGGATTAA
- a CDS encoding DUF3427 domain-containing protein, which translates to MKYEFISNTNVQSNGNLYKYIEEGFKKAKSFCFSVAFINFAGVQIILDILKKSEKDDIKGKILTTNYLHFTDLKSIEFLKKFKNIEVRFFDSDKLEGFHTKGYIFEYENYYKAIIGSSNLTKSGLKSNIEWNTAVNTPKNSEFINGVLNEFNYLWEKGVENVNPYIVSYVKKEEKIVRKKVLNEYLSVAENDDFGIYKESEIRPNYMQEVALKNLETSRMYGETRALCIAATGTGKTYLGAFDVKAFKAKKLLFIVHNENILKSAIETFKKVLPEKSMGLFTGNEKNINREYIFATIQSLNNRYEEFYANHFDYIIVDEAHHITAKSYEKVIDYFKPKFLLGLTATPERCDGGNIYEVFHMNVPIEIRLQEALDRELVTPFHYYGVKDISDVNLDGIDLNDISAVTKALNLEKRVDFIIEKMNFYGYSGEKRKTIGFCISIDHCEYMTNEFLKRGIKSATITGNHSKELRENIIKKFKETEELEVIFTVNIFNEGIDIPCINSILMLRPTASPIIFTQQLGRGLRHFENKEFLTVIDFIGNHSRAFLIALALMGRKGYDKESIKIAVKRDFDNLSKSIHVKMEEICKDEILKQLDSENFNSLKYLKIEYEEFKDYLMGKIPRPLHFLEYEEAPNFYKYVKLQKSYLDFLDKVKDSLFSLSEKEKIVVREIERFLPLKRVYEFIIIRELISKNIILSKNNIFQIVGKYIEISDINNTKKTIDHAVKYLNGDYHDSIDLKRCGKLFKLNGESIEKTELLNEVLENKNVMEYILEVLDYGLLKYKENFGAKDYGFPFLKLYENYNMRDVALICNYEMKHSAFRGSGLLTNGNEYFLFVELHKDEDIKDSIKYNDKILNRYKFQWESPNSTKVNSERGQNIVKNKERGINLHIFVRKFRESDGVVQPYIYIGKGDCVNYKGEKPITTTLKLENPLSKEVYVELTERVENVLQVAEYKEEKIELV; encoded by the coding sequence ATGAAATATGAATTTATAAGTAATACTAATGTACAAAGCAATGGGAATTTATATAAATATATAGAAGAGGGATTTAAAAAAGCTAAAAGCTTTTGTTTTTCTGTAGCTTTTATTAACTTTGCAGGGGTACAAATAATTTTAGATATTTTAAAGAAAAGTGAAAAAGATGATATAAAAGGTAAAATTTTAACAACAAATTATTTACATTTTACAGATTTAAAATCTATAGAGTTTTTAAAAAAATTTAAAAATATAGAAGTAAGATTCTTTGATAGTGATAAGTTAGAGGGATTTCACACTAAAGGCTATATCTTTGAATATGAAAACTATTATAAAGCTATAATTGGTTCATCTAATTTAACTAAAAGTGGACTTAAAAGTAATATTGAATGGAATACAGCAGTAAATACTCCAAAAAATAGTGAATTTATAAATGGTGTTTTAAATGAATTTAATTATCTTTGGGAAAAAGGAGTTGAAAATGTAAATCCATATATAGTTTCATATGTAAAAAAAGAGGAGAAAATAGTAAGAAAAAAAGTTTTAAATGAATATTTGTCAGTAGCTGAAAATGATGATTTTGGGATTTATAAAGAATCAGAAATAAGGCCAAATTATATGCAAGAAGTAGCTTTAAAAAATTTAGAAACATCTAGAATGTATGGAGAAACGAGGGCTCTTTGTATTGCAGCAACAGGAACAGGAAAGACATATTTAGGTGCTTTTGATGTTAAGGCATTTAAGGCTAAAAAGCTATTATTTATAGTTCACAATGAGAATATTTTAAAATCTGCTATAGAAACTTTTAAAAAAGTTCTGCCAGAAAAAAGTATGGGATTATTCACAGGAAATGAAAAGAATATAAATAGAGAATATATTTTTGCTACAATTCAAAGTTTAAACAATAGATATGAAGAGTTTTATGCAAATCATTTTGATTATATAATAGTTGATGAAGCCCATCATATAACGGCTAAAAGTTATGAGAAAGTAATAGATTATTTTAAACCTAAATTTTTACTTGGGTTAACAGCAACACCAGAAAGATGTGATGGTGGGAATATATATGAAGTTTTTCATATGAATGTTCCTATTGAAATTCGATTACAAGAAGCTTTAGATAGAGAGCTTGTGACACCGTTTCATTACTATGGAGTAAAAGATATATCAGATGTAAATTTAGATGGAATAGATTTAAATGATATAAGTGCAGTAACCAAGGCTTTAAATTTAGAAAAAAGAGTTGATTTTATAATAGAAAAAATGAATTTTTATGGTTATAGTGGAGAAAAAAGAAAAACAATAGGGTTTTGTATTTCTATTGACCACTGTGAATACATGACAAATGAATTTTTAAAAAGAGGAATTAAATCTGCTACAATAACAGGAAATCATAGTAAAGAGCTAAGAGAAAATATAATAAAAAAATTTAAAGAAACAGAAGAGTTAGAGGTTATATTCACAGTTAATATTTTTAATGAAGGGATTGATATTCCTTGTATAAATAGTATTTTAATGTTAAGACCAACGGCTTCTCCAATTATATTTACTCAGCAGTTAGGTAGAGGACTTAGACATTTTGAAAATAAAGAGTTTTTAACTGTTATAGATTTTATAGGAAATCATTCAAGAGCATTTTTAATAGCATTAGCTCTTATGGGTAGAAAAGGTTATGATAAAGAGAGTATAAAAATTGCGGTAAAAAGAGATTTTGATAACCTTTCAAAATCTATTCATGTAAAAATGGAAGAGATTTGCAAAGATGAGATATTGAAGCAACTAGATAGTGAAAATTTTAATAGTTTAAAATATTTAAAAATTGAATATGAAGAGTTTAAAGATTATCTAATGGGGAAAATACCAAGACCACTTCATTTTTTAGAATATGAAGAAGCGCCTAATTTTTATAAATATGTGAAACTTCAAAAATCATATTTAGATTTTTTAGATAAAGTAAAAGATAGTCTATTTTCATTGAGTGAAAAAGAAAAAATAGTTGTAAGAGAGATTGAGAGATTTTTACCTTTAAAAAGGGTATATGAATTTATAATAATTCGTGAGTTAATATCTAAAAATATTATTTTATCAAAAAATAATATTTTTCAAATAGTTGGAAAATATATTGAAATATCTGATATAAATAATACAAAAAAAACAATAGATCATGCTGTGAAATATTTAAATGGAGATTATCATGATTCGATAGATTTAAAAAGATGTGGAAAATTATTTAAATTAAATGGAGAAAGTATTGAAAAAACTGAATTACTAAATGAAGTTTTGGAAAATAAAAATGTAATGGAATACATTTTAGAAGTTTTAGATTACGGACTTTTAAAATATAAGGAAAATTTTGGAGCAAAAGATTATGGTTTTCCATTTTTAAAACTATACGAGAATTATAATATGAGAGATGTGGCATTAATTTGTAACTATGAGATGAAGCATAGTGCCTTTAGAGGAAGTGGATTGTTGACAAATGGAAATGAATACTTTTTATTTGTGGAGTTACATAAAGACGAGGACATAAAGGACAGTATAAAATATAATGATAAAATATTAAATAGATATAAGTTTCAATGGGAAAGTCCAAATTCAACTAAAGTTAATAGTGAAAGAGGACAAAATATAGTTAAAAATAAAGAGCGTGGTATAAATTTACATATATTTGTAAGAAAGTTTAGAGAGAGTGATGGAGTAGTTCAACCTTATATTTATATAGGGAAGGGAGATTGTGTTAATTATAAGGGAGAAAAACCAATAACTACAACTTTAAAATTAGAAAATCCATTGTCTAAAGAAGTATATGTAGAATTGACTGAAAGAGTAGAAAATGTGCTACAAGTAGCAGAATATAAAGAAGAAAAAATAGAATTAGTTTAA
- a CDS encoding (deoxy)nucleoside triphosphate pyrophosphohydrolase: MKKIIEVVGAILENPNGEIFCAMRPKDKSFPGMWEFPGGKIELEEDPKRALEREIKEELNIDIRVDKLFDEVQKEYEEFIIKLSCYNCTVLDFSEFRLVEHQEFKWMKKSELKTLNWVPTDIPTVDKLTF, encoded by the coding sequence ATGAAAAAAATTATTGAAGTAGTTGGAGCTATTTTAGAAAATCCTAATGGTGAAATCTTTTGTGCTATGAGACCAAAAGATAAAAGTTTTCCAGGAATGTGGGAGTTTCCAGGTGGAAAAATAGAGCTAGAAGAAGACCCTAAAAGAGCTTTGGAGAGAGAGATTAAAGAGGAATTAAATATAGATATAAGAGTAGACAAACTTTTTGATGAAGTTCAAAAAGAATATGAAGAATTTATTATAAAATTATCTTGCTATAATTGTACAGTTTTAGATTTTTCAGAGTTTAGATTAGTAGAGCACCAAGAGTTTAAATGGATGAAAAAAAGCGAATTAAAAACTTTGAACTGGGTACCAACGGATATCCCAACTGTAGATAAGTTGACTTTTTAA
- the mntA gene encoding type VII toxin-antitoxin system MntA family adenylyltransferase antitoxin, whose translation MEKIILENIIECLKEFKCKTIYIFGSYATGKINKESDIDIAFLSDKKIDKYSIFIKSQEISSKVNREVDLIDLEESTTIFQNQVVRNGIVILDKSPIEREKFEILVLKKYMELNELRKELLDNYSESLEEFIRNRRN comes from the coding sequence ATGGAAAAAATTATATTAGAGAATATAATTGAATGTTTAAAAGAGTTTAAATGTAAAACAATATATATATTTGGCTCATATGCAACAGGTAAAATTAATAAAGAGAGTGATATAGATATAGCATTTTTATCTGATAAAAAAATAGATAAATATAGTATTTTTATAAAAAGTCAAGAGATATCAAGCAAGGTTAATAGAGAGGTAGATTTGATAGATTTAGAAGAATCAACAACAATTTTTCAAAATCAAGTTGTTAGAAATGGCATAGTTATTTTAGATAAAAGTCCAATTGAAAGAGAAAAATTTGAAATTTTAGTTTTAAAAAAATATATGGAATTAAACGAATTAAGAAAAGAGCTTTTGGATAATTATTCAGAAAGTTTAGAAGAGTTTATTAGAAACAGGAGAAATTAA